ATGATGTTAGCTACGTAACCAAAGCGGATGTCTACAATTGCTACGATGACGGAAGCTGCGGAGGCCAGGGAGAATTAACGGCAGCAGGACTGAACATCTATCTGAACGGGCCACAAGCAGCACGCGAAACTCTCGGCGCAAAATTGCGCGTGCGAAACGGCACCGTGGACCTGACAACTGGAAATGCCTGGGTTGGACCAGGAGGCAGCGCTCCATTTGAAGGAGCCTTCGTGTGCGAAGACTGCGGCAATTTCGGATACGAAGGTAGCAGCAGGGATAAAGTAAACGCGCTCGAATATGCCGGTTACGATATCCCCGCGGAACTTTTTAGTCTCGTGCGTCTTCCGCGCGTAGAAGATCCGTATGAAGATCCGGTATCCGGCATCGTCTATCCCAATTACTCAACCTATCTTCTGGGAAACGATGCAACTGCGGATCCCGGGATCCTAGGATTAAAATTGGCCACGGCGCTTGGCAGCAACAATACGACGACTTTCGATTCCGGACTTGCCGGACAGATCTGGACTGCAAAAAACACGATCTTTTCGCAAAATGCAGACTCTGGCACTTCAGCATCACAGAAACAATTAGATCCTGTGGATGAAGCAGATCCTTTATTCAGTCCTATCCTTGGATCAGGCAAAACATTTGCCATTGTTGCTTCTGATTCAACGGAAGGAGTTTTTGTCGTTTACAAGGAAGTGGCCCCCTTCACACAAGGCGGAGTGGACTATAGACGTCAGGTGCATGGAATGGTTTTCGCAGCAGCTGGAGCGGATATGAACGCCGTTTCGTTGAACGTGGATCTGGATGGAAGTGACCTGGATGGCAATGGTGACTATTCCAATACGTTGCCTGTAAATGAATCCAATGAGCTGATTCGAAAAGTGATTAATTCTCTGTGGCTGGCATCTCAAAAAGTTTGCGGTCCACTCTCCGCCTGTTACACACATGCTGACGCCGAAAGGACGGAATTTCATGACACGTTGAACTGGGACGCTCTCAGCGATGGCACAAAAACCGGCAAGCTCAAAACGACGGGACACATCCTGAACGGATATGGCGTCATTCAAGTCACGGATATCGCCAGCTTGGACGATGTGACCTACAACGGACGATTTACTCTCTTTATGGATGATTCCGATGGCGCCGGAGCCGCAGGGGATATCGGTTTCGCCGATGAAATTGTTTCAGTTCCTGCGTATACAAAGAGCTCGACATGGTACGCATTTCCCTGTCAAATCAATATGGGTATCCTGGCGCGAAATCAAATCACGCAAGGGCCTTCGCCGCATTCTCATCGAGTCGGTTCGTTTTACGCAGGTGAGATAACAGATGTATCGAAGCAGTTGAGAATTCTTGGAGCAATGGTCACCGCCGATTGGAATTTTGCTGCCGGCGGCAATCCGGATTTCCATCAGGCAATGGAGATCTCCCGTTGTTTGCCTCCGTACATGATCGGTGGTGAGGTCATTCCGTTGTTGAAGTCGGTCGGTTTTGTAGAAAGGTAAGCCTTTCACGCAGATCCTTCCTTGAAGGATTCAGTTTTATCGCATCTTTAAGAATAGGTATTGCTTCGTCGTAGTAACCAAGCTTCACGCATGCATCGGTCATCATGGAGACAAGCTGCATCGATTCCCGGCGGTGCGGATAAGCTTCCCGGAAATAGGACAACGCCTGCTCCAGTCTTCCCTGTGAGTAACGGATCATTCCTAATCCAGTCTTCGAATCGATTAGATCAGGATCCAGGAGCAAACCCTTGCTAAAGGCATCCTCAGCAGCATGTAGATTTCCTTTGCGCAAATAGCAAATTCCCAGACCGCTGTAAGTCTGTGGAATAGAACGATTCAATCGCGTGACAAACGCGTATTCCTGAATCGCAAGATCGTACACACCTTCCTGGATGTACGCGCCTGCCAGATTCAAATGCGGACGAATCTTGCGTGGTGATTTCGTTGTCGCGTCATACCATAAAGAAAGTTCACTGTTCCAAATCTTATTCCTTTGAAATGTAGCAAATGAATAAAAAATGATCAGCACGCAAACGGCGATTTTGGCGACAGGATTCCTGGTTACCGTTTCAAAAGCAAGATACGAAATCAGAACGCAAAAGCCGAACAAACTGATGTACGCGCGGTGTTCGGCCATGAAATCAGCGAGCGGTATCAGAGAGGAAGATGACAGCAGATTCAGAAAAAACCAGGTGCCCCAAAAACACAGGATCGGCTGCGTTTTCCTGAATCTCCAAAGCCAGAACACAACGAAGGCGAGCATGACCAGCGCCGTCCAGAAAGCGGGATCCATAAGATTCGTTGCCTGAACGTCGCGGTCAATGTTCAAAGAAACCGGCCAGAGAGCGAGATACAAGTATCGAAACCACACTATGATTTCGGTAGTAACCCAGGTGAAGAAGGGATGCGGAAATTTCTCAGCAGAGTAAGAATAAACATAAATTCGCAACGCGCCGCCTAACAACACAAACGCCAGCGTGCCCAGGTGAAACATCCTGTGTTTTCGAACAGAGTCTTTGCCAAAAAAGAGCGCATTGTAAAGAAGGGCCGCCAGAGGGATCAGCGCGCCGTCTTCTTTCGTGAGAAGAGCGCAAAGTAAGAAAAGGGAAAAAAATAGCAGCGATGACAACTTCCCTTTTCTGAAATAAGAATCGATAAAAAGCAGGGCCGCAAAATAGAAAACCGCACAAAGCAAAATCGTGCGGCTGGAGATATAGGTTACGGCTTCCGTAGTCAAGGGATGAACGGCTATCAACAACACAGCAGCAGCCACAAAAAGGTGATTGCGAGACTCTCTTTGAAGAAGGAAATAAAACAGAACCACAGCCAGAAAATGACAGAGGAGATTAAACGCGTGATAGGTGAATGGGTCTGATCTCCCAATCTTGTAATTTCCTGCAAAAGTGGCGATCAGAAGCGGGCGAAACGGTTCTGAGGAAAAAATCCCGGACCAATTGGTGAGGTCCCGCAAAGAGAAATTGAAGCGGATTACTCTGAGATCATCGAAGTGAAACGGAACAGAAAAACTATTGGAGTAAGCGAGCAGACAGAAGCCCGCCAGAATGGACAGAACTATCGTGGTCCTTTTCCCTTTTCCCTCGCCCACCAGGAATTATCGTACCACGTATGCTTTTTCAATTCGTGTTGAGGATGATCGATGTGGTATACGGATCTTGATCCGCTTTTTTGCCGGTGCTGTTGCCAAGGCGAATATCCGGCCAGACGGGATGGGCAACACCATCTGAATCCGTTGCAATTCCAATGTAATCACCAATGAATTGCGAACATTCCGGATGGCGAAAAAGATTTCCCCTTCCCGGCTTCGATTTTTTTGTGCTGATTCTCACAGGTACTGTCCACGTTGCTCCATGATCCTCCGAAGCTGTCGCATAAGCATGATACGAATTACCCGAAACGCCGTAATGATTCAAATAGGCAACGTGAACGAAACCTTTCGAGGCACTCACCCATGGAAAAAACTGATCGGAGGGGCCGTCATCAATGATCACCGGTGAAGACCAGGTTTTGCCAAGGTCCGGGGACCGGATGTAAAGAATATCGGAGTCCTTTCCGTTCCATTCATTCCACACAACGTGTAGTTCCTTACCATCCAAAGCAAAGGAAGGGAGAGTGGGAGTTCGAAAACTACCCCAGCTCAAATTTTGCGGAAGTATGTCTATAGAAGCGATGATTCGAGTCGGGCCAAATTGTGACGCACCCGAAGTTTTTACTACGTAGGACAAGCGCGCAGTTGCGTTATCATAATTGATCCAGACGACATGCAGTTTGCCTTTTCCGTCTACATGAGCAACGGATCCTTGATTGAGTATTTGATCCGTGATCGCCCGTGGTGAACTCCATGTTCTACCACCGTCCGAGGTTCGTGAATAGACTACTGTAGAAGATGCTTGGCGAAATTCAGTCCAGGTTACGTAAGCGATTTTGCCTTTCTTTGGATGAGCGGCAATCCAGGGTTTGTCGTTGAAAAGCGCCTCACCTTCTATGCTTGAAGTTTGCACAACGTAAGTCGTCTTCCACGTCTCACCGCCATCAGTGGAACGACTCACAGCAACACTGTTTGCATCATCAGTTCTGTTAAAAGCAATATTCGAATACCAAAAAATGTTATTCGGTCCGGATGCAATCGCTGGATCTCCTGCCGTTTGATAAGGGCCTGGATTTTCAGTATTCGCTTGAACCAGTCCTGGAAGCAATCCGGTAGTCCATGTCAGGCCACCGTCGGTGCTCCTGAAATAACCACCGGAACCGTCATAACGATTACTGACTGGGTTATAAAGACGGTAGTCATTGGCGCCGATAATCAGATTCAAAGGGTCTTTCCGG
This genomic stretch from bacterium harbors:
- a CDS encoding tetratricopeptide repeat protein is translated as MGEGKGKRTTIVLSILAGFCLLAYSNSFSVPFHFDDLRVIRFNFSLRDLTNWSGIFSSEPFRPLLIATFAGNYKIGRSDPFTYHAFNLLCHFLAVVLFYFLLQRESRNHLFVAAAVLLIAVHPLTTEAVTYISSRTILLCAVFYFAALLFIDSYFRKGKLSSLLFFSLFLLCALLTKEDGALIPLAALLYNALFFGKDSVRKHRMFHLGTLAFVLLGGALRIYVYSYSAEKFPHPFFTWVTTEIIVWFRYLYLALWPVSLNIDRDVQATNLMDPAFWTALVMLAFVVFWLWRFRKTQPILCFWGTWFFLNLLSSSSLIPLADFMAEHRAYISLFGFCVLISYLAFETVTRNPVAKIAVCVLIIFYSFATFQRNKIWNSELSLWYDATTKSPRKIRPHLNLAGAYIQEGVYDLAIQEYAFVTRLNRSIPQTYSGLGICYLRKGNLHAAEDAFSKGLLLDPDLIDSKTGLGMIRYSQGRLEQALSYFREAYPHRRESMQLVSMMTDACVKLGYYDEAIPILKDAIKLNPSRKDLRERLTFLQNRPTSTTE
- a CDS encoding glycoside hydrolase — encoded protein: MKRIKVARTSRLLRVPQARCPRYSGFLMFVFSLTIISEVSPEENRKLPFYASGLVLENRGDAGATLFTLQKNQYQNVDRSSASLLIGANVNVIGSSDPFTQEFINGLATAECNPTKHTAQNEFSIAINRKDPLNLIIGANDYRLYNPVSNRYDGSGGYFRSTDGGLTWTTGLLPGLVQANTENPGPYQTAGDPAIASGPNNIFWYSNIAFNRTDDANSVAVSRSTDGGETWKTTYVVQTSSIEGEALFNDKPWIAAHPKKGKIAYVTWTEFRQASSTVVYSRTSDGGRTWSSPRAITDQILNQGSVAHVDGKGKLHVVWINYDNATARLSYVVKTSGASQFGPTRIIASIDILPQNLSWGSFRTPTLPSFALDGKELHVVWNEWNGKDSDILYIRSPDLGKTWSSPVIIDDGPSDQFFPWVSASKGFVHVAYLNHYGVSGNSYHAYATASEDHGATWTVPVRISTKKSKPGRGNLFRHPECSQFIGDYIGIATDSDGVAHPVWPDIRLGNSTGKKADQDPYTTSIILNTN